Proteins encoded in a region of the Cardiocondyla obscurior isolate alpha-2009 linkage group LG18, Cobs3.1, whole genome shotgun sequence genome:
- the LOC139109596 gene encoding glutamic acid-rich protein-like isoform X2 encodes MSGDVQPRKRKEKRHDEDAGTPPPILISPTDTSAESISIHIYKESSTGGHWCARFIFFILLSVLVGLIGIIIFEHRGTTDVDTPVTSSRWASIFEGWVDDSAFNHGDVSYEPEEKLEVSEEAEKDEEEEEEGEEEEEEEEEQEETDENSDEEKLTRVKNEDSTEQDVESIDDEQETNEEEEEEEEEEEAEEEEEDEGEQEENENERDEDVDAENDNDDDVEQELDATGILEEIDEISENEEDTDKENNQMHYPDIEFDEFSTEAVDDSAEEKNDIFEEFPGIPGVNEVDDNTAEPLEEIEGEAVEEESLNDENNESEEEDEIEEESTSVAVKFGVGVALVVAAHFVLVRRWNNVDIGTFRSPHDIPDLSRRDTIISPPHLKQVIESVTKVENKTPLQIQMKNYEDLRSKYNKFHEENISLTDLTKLIPQDEAAHVTEKWSVRSTTKEEGIDIKHSQPKISSEEQEKEEEEDYELETSEGEHISRIEEFNKPIKVKDEQDEEDDEEEEEEEEEEEEDEDEEEEEEIENVDDLELIAKLDAKYGKLPTPQDSEEEEEEEEEEDEEEEEEEEEEVEKHDKISKWKRIKNNKDSQVESRVKTSAQQIGVETEQVDSRQSKSGEKSYDFSKNILNTDDVIAYEKNNSVESEVDKMFYN; translated from the exons ATGTCCGGTGACGTGCAGCCGAGGAAACGGAAGGAAAAGCGAC aTGATGAAGACGCTGGTACTCCACCACCTATTTTGATTAGTCCAACTGATACTTCCGCCGAGAGCATCAGCATTCACATTTATAAGGAGAGCAGCACAGGTGGACATTGGTGTGcacgatttatatttttcatcttGCTGTCTGTCCTTGTAGGATTAATTGGTATAATAATCTTTGAACATAGAGGAACTACAGATg tcgATACGCCAGTAACATCGTCACGTTGGGCAAGTATATTTGAAGGCTGGGTAGATGATTCGGCATTCAATCATGGTGATGTGTCCTATGAACCAGAAGAAAAATTGGAAGTAAGCGAAGAAGCAGAAAAAgacgaggaagaggaagaggaaggtgaagaggaagaggaagaggaagaagaacaGGAGGAAACTGATGAAAATTCcgacgaagaaaaattaacaagagTTAAAAATGAAGACAGTACAGAGCAAGATGTAGAAAGTATTGACGATGAACAAGAGACTaacgaagaagaggaggaagaggaggaagaagaggaagcagaagaggaagaagaagatgaaggaGAACAAGAAG aGAATGAAAACGAAAGAGATGAAGACGTTGATGCAGAAAATGATAATGACGATGATGTAGAACAAGAACTGGACGCTACTGGCATATTGGAAGAAATTGATGAAATAAGTGAAAATGAGGAGGATacagataaagaaaataatcaaatGCATTACCCTGACATCGAATTTGATGAATTTAGCACTGAGGCAGTTGACGACTctgcagaagaaaaaaatgacatATTTGAGGAGTTTCCAGGTATACCTGGCGTGAACGAAGTAGATGATAACACAGCTGAACCTCTAGAAGAG atagaAGGTGAAGCAGTAGAAGAAGAAAGTTTAAATGACGAAAATAATGAATCCGAGGAAGAGGATGAAATCGAAGAAGAATCTACTAGTG TGGCTGTGAAGTTCGGGGTCGGTGTTGCACTTGTTGTCGCTGCACATTTTGTTCTCGTTAGACGATGGAACAACG TTGATATTGGTACTTTTCGTTCTCCGCATGATATACCTGATTTATCAAGACGTGATACAATAATTTCACCTCCCCACCTTAAGCAAGTAATTGAATCTGTCACGAAggttgaaaataaaacaccattacaaatacaaatgaaaaattatgaaGATTTAAGGtccaaatataataaatttcacgaagaaaatatttctttaactgACTTAACGAAACTAATTCCACAAGATGAAGCAGCGCACGTAACAGAAAAATGGTCAGTTCGAAGCACAACTAAAGAAGAAG gCATCGATATTAAACATAGTCAACCTAAAATATCATCTGAGGaacaagaaaaagaggaagaagaagattACGAATTAGAAACCTCAGAAGGCGAACATATTTCTAGAAtagaagaatttaataaaccaataaaagtaaaagatgaACAAGATGAAGAAGATgatgaggaagaagaggaggaggaggaggaagaggaggaagacgaggacgaagaggaggaagaggaaatCGAAAATGTTGACgatttagaattaatagcTAAACTTGATGCAAAGTATGGAAAATTACCTACACCGCAAGATAGtgaagaagaggaggaagaggaagaagaggaggatgaagaggaagaagaggaagaggaggaagaagtgGAGAAGCacgataaaatatcaaaatggaaac gtattaagaataataaagacTCACAGGTGGAATCTCGGGTAAAAACATCTGCTCAACAGATAGGAGTGGAGACTGAGCAAGTGGACAGTAGGCAATCTAAAAGTGGAGAAAAAAGTTATGATTTTagtaagaatattttaaatacggaCGACGTAATCGcatacgaaaaaaataattctgtagAATCTGAGGTTGacaaaatgttttacaattag
- the LOC139109596 gene encoding glutamic acid-rich protein-like isoform X3 — protein MSGDVQPRKRKEKRRKKDDEDAGTPPPILISPTDTSAESISIHIYKESSTGGHWCARFIFFILLSVLVGLIGIIIFEHRGTTDVDTPVTSSRWASIFEGWVDDSAFNHGDVSYEPEEKLEVSEEAEKDEEEEEEGEEEEEEEEEQEETDENSDEEKLTRVKNEDSTEQDVESIDDEQETNEEEEEEEEEEEAEEEEEDEGEQEENENERDEDVDAENDNDDDVEQELDATGILEEIDEISENEEDTDKENNQMHYPDIEFDEFSTEAVDDSAEEKNDIFEEFPGIPGVNEVDDNTAEPLEEIEGEAVEEESLNDENNESEEEDEIEEESTSVAVKFGVGVALVVAAHFVLVRRWNNDEAAHVTEKWSVRSTTKEEGIDIKHSQPKISSEEQEKEEEEDYELETSEGEHISRIEEFNKPIKVKDEQDEEDDEEEEEEEEEEEEDEDEEEEEEIENVDDLELIAKLDAKYGKLPTPQDSEEEEEEEEEEDEEEEEEEEEEVEKHDKISKWKRIKNNKDSQVESRVKTSAQQIGVETEQVDSRQSKSGEKSYDFSKNILNTDDVIAYEKNNSVESEVDKMFYN, from the exons ATGTCCGGTGACGTGCAGCCGAGGAAACGGAAGGAAAAGCGACGTAAGAAAG aTGATGAAGACGCTGGTACTCCACCACCTATTTTGATTAGTCCAACTGATACTTCCGCCGAGAGCATCAGCATTCACATTTATAAGGAGAGCAGCACAGGTGGACATTGGTGTGcacgatttatatttttcatcttGCTGTCTGTCCTTGTAGGATTAATTGGTATAATAATCTTTGAACATAGAGGAACTACAGATg tcgATACGCCAGTAACATCGTCACGTTGGGCAAGTATATTTGAAGGCTGGGTAGATGATTCGGCATTCAATCATGGTGATGTGTCCTATGAACCAGAAGAAAAATTGGAAGTAAGCGAAGAAGCAGAAAAAgacgaggaagaggaagaggaaggtgaagaggaagaggaagaggaagaagaacaGGAGGAAACTGATGAAAATTCcgacgaagaaaaattaacaagagTTAAAAATGAAGACAGTACAGAGCAAGATGTAGAAAGTATTGACGATGAACAAGAGACTaacgaagaagaggaggaagaggaggaagaagaggaagcagaagaggaagaagaagatgaaggaGAACAAGAAG aGAATGAAAACGAAAGAGATGAAGACGTTGATGCAGAAAATGATAATGACGATGATGTAGAACAAGAACTGGACGCTACTGGCATATTGGAAGAAATTGATGAAATAAGTGAAAATGAGGAGGATacagataaagaaaataatcaaatGCATTACCCTGACATCGAATTTGATGAATTTAGCACTGAGGCAGTTGACGACTctgcagaagaaaaaaatgacatATTTGAGGAGTTTCCAGGTATACCTGGCGTGAACGAAGTAGATGATAACACAGCTGAACCTCTAGAAGAG atagaAGGTGAAGCAGTAGAAGAAGAAAGTTTAAATGACGAAAATAATGAATCCGAGGAAGAGGATGAAATCGAAGAAGAATCTACTAGTG TGGCTGTGAAGTTCGGGGTCGGTGTTGCACTTGTTGTCGCTGCACATTTTGTTCTCGTTAGACGATGGAACAACG ATGAAGCAGCGCACGTAACAGAAAAATGGTCAGTTCGAAGCACAACTAAAGAAGAAG gCATCGATATTAAACATAGTCAACCTAAAATATCATCTGAGGaacaagaaaaagaggaagaagaagattACGAATTAGAAACCTCAGAAGGCGAACATATTTCTAGAAtagaagaatttaataaaccaataaaagtaaaagatgaACAAGATGAAGAAGATgatgaggaagaagaggaggaggaggaggaagaggaggaagacgaggacgaagaggaggaagaggaaatCGAAAATGTTGACgatttagaattaatagcTAAACTTGATGCAAAGTATGGAAAATTACCTACACCGCAAGATAGtgaagaagaggaggaagaggaagaagaggaggatgaagaggaagaagaggaagaggaggaagaagtgGAGAAGCacgataaaatatcaaaatggaaac gtattaagaataataaagacTCACAGGTGGAATCTCGGGTAAAAACATCTGCTCAACAGATAGGAGTGGAGACTGAGCAAGTGGACAGTAGGCAATCTAAAAGTGGAGAAAAAAGTTATGATTTTagtaagaatattttaaatacggaCGACGTAATCGcatacgaaaaaaataattctgtagAATCTGAGGTTGacaaaatgttttacaattag
- the LOC139109596 gene encoding glutamic acid-rich protein-like isoform X1 gives MSGDVQPRKRKEKRRKKDDEDAGTPPPILISPTDTSAESISIHIYKESSTGGHWCARFIFFILLSVLVGLIGIIIFEHRGTTDVDTPVTSSRWASIFEGWVDDSAFNHGDVSYEPEEKLEVSEEAEKDEEEEEEGEEEEEEEEEQEETDENSDEEKLTRVKNEDSTEQDVESIDDEQETNEEEEEEEEEEEAEEEEEDEGEQEENENERDEDVDAENDNDDDVEQELDATGILEEIDEISENEEDTDKENNQMHYPDIEFDEFSTEAVDDSAEEKNDIFEEFPGIPGVNEVDDNTAEPLEEIEGEAVEEESLNDENNESEEEDEIEEESTSVAVKFGVGVALVVAAHFVLVRRWNNVDIGTFRSPHDIPDLSRRDTIISPPHLKQVIESVTKVENKTPLQIQMKNYEDLRSKYNKFHEENISLTDLTKLIPQDEAAHVTEKWSVRSTTKEEGIDIKHSQPKISSEEQEKEEEEDYELETSEGEHISRIEEFNKPIKVKDEQDEEDDEEEEEEEEEEEEDEDEEEEEEIENVDDLELIAKLDAKYGKLPTPQDSEEEEEEEEEEDEEEEEEEEEEVEKHDKISKWKRIKNNKDSQVESRVKTSAQQIGVETEQVDSRQSKSGEKSYDFSKNILNTDDVIAYEKNNSVESEVDKMFYN, from the exons ATGTCCGGTGACGTGCAGCCGAGGAAACGGAAGGAAAAGCGACGTAAGAAAG aTGATGAAGACGCTGGTACTCCACCACCTATTTTGATTAGTCCAACTGATACTTCCGCCGAGAGCATCAGCATTCACATTTATAAGGAGAGCAGCACAGGTGGACATTGGTGTGcacgatttatatttttcatcttGCTGTCTGTCCTTGTAGGATTAATTGGTATAATAATCTTTGAACATAGAGGAACTACAGATg tcgATACGCCAGTAACATCGTCACGTTGGGCAAGTATATTTGAAGGCTGGGTAGATGATTCGGCATTCAATCATGGTGATGTGTCCTATGAACCAGAAGAAAAATTGGAAGTAAGCGAAGAAGCAGAAAAAgacgaggaagaggaagaggaaggtgaagaggaagaggaagaggaagaagaacaGGAGGAAACTGATGAAAATTCcgacgaagaaaaattaacaagagTTAAAAATGAAGACAGTACAGAGCAAGATGTAGAAAGTATTGACGATGAACAAGAGACTaacgaagaagaggaggaagaggaggaagaagaggaagcagaagaggaagaagaagatgaaggaGAACAAGAAG aGAATGAAAACGAAAGAGATGAAGACGTTGATGCAGAAAATGATAATGACGATGATGTAGAACAAGAACTGGACGCTACTGGCATATTGGAAGAAATTGATGAAATAAGTGAAAATGAGGAGGATacagataaagaaaataatcaaatGCATTACCCTGACATCGAATTTGATGAATTTAGCACTGAGGCAGTTGACGACTctgcagaagaaaaaaatgacatATTTGAGGAGTTTCCAGGTATACCTGGCGTGAACGAAGTAGATGATAACACAGCTGAACCTCTAGAAGAG atagaAGGTGAAGCAGTAGAAGAAGAAAGTTTAAATGACGAAAATAATGAATCCGAGGAAGAGGATGAAATCGAAGAAGAATCTACTAGTG TGGCTGTGAAGTTCGGGGTCGGTGTTGCACTTGTTGTCGCTGCACATTTTGTTCTCGTTAGACGATGGAACAACG TTGATATTGGTACTTTTCGTTCTCCGCATGATATACCTGATTTATCAAGACGTGATACAATAATTTCACCTCCCCACCTTAAGCAAGTAATTGAATCTGTCACGAAggttgaaaataaaacaccattacaaatacaaatgaaaaattatgaaGATTTAAGGtccaaatataataaatttcacgaagaaaatatttctttaactgACTTAACGAAACTAATTCCACAAGATGAAGCAGCGCACGTAACAGAAAAATGGTCAGTTCGAAGCACAACTAAAGAAGAAG gCATCGATATTAAACATAGTCAACCTAAAATATCATCTGAGGaacaagaaaaagaggaagaagaagattACGAATTAGAAACCTCAGAAGGCGAACATATTTCTAGAAtagaagaatttaataaaccaataaaagtaaaagatgaACAAGATGAAGAAGATgatgaggaagaagaggaggaggaggaggaagaggaggaagacgaggacgaagaggaggaagaggaaatCGAAAATGTTGACgatttagaattaatagcTAAACTTGATGCAAAGTATGGAAAATTACCTACACCGCAAGATAGtgaagaagaggaggaagaggaagaagaggaggatgaagaggaagaagaggaagaggaggaagaagtgGAGAAGCacgataaaatatcaaaatggaaac gtattaagaataataaagacTCACAGGTGGAATCTCGGGTAAAAACATCTGCTCAACAGATAGGAGTGGAGACTGAGCAAGTGGACAGTAGGCAATCTAAAAGTGGAGAAAAAAGTTATGATTTTagtaagaatattttaaatacggaCGACGTAATCGcatacgaaaaaaataattctgtagAATCTGAGGTTGacaaaatgttttacaattag